A genomic region of Gemmata massiliana contains the following coding sequences:
- a CDS encoding S9 family peptidase produces MIALTRAAVASAALLVLVLSAGAADKRPMQVEDLFAFKRAAAPQISPDGKTVVYQVTTVDLAANKSSTALWLAPADGKGEPKQLTDPKGKKDMNPRWSPDGERVLFESTRSGSAQLWVLTADGAVKQITDISTGAGSGIWAPDGKSVAFVSSVYPEFSEKPFAESNKLNKEKDDEIEKSPVKAKTFSRLFYRHWDEYVGDKRQHLFVCKVDGTGCRDVTPGDRDANPTSTTFSSGDDFTFSPDGRYLVFSAVPEKEESWSTNYDLCRVSVTNTSTKWETLTTDNKAADSGPKFSASGKKLAWRAQKKAGYEADKWDILVADCKSDGTLTSKPFSVTTKYDVSVGEFVWTGEYDRAFLFTADAEGLAPIFMIQADGAGFKTEYAAGACGSLSTSRQRNMLAFTETTMYHPAEVKTYWWPGDQAKPVEVSKVNEKLLAELDLPKPESVEVPVEGNVNMQMWILKPPGFDAKKKWPVAFLVHGGPQGAWENSWSFRWNPQAWAAQGYVVVLPNPRGSTGFGQKFVDEITGDWGGKCYRDLIAGLDFVEKLPYVDKDRIGSAGASFGGYMMDWFAVNDIAKRFKCLITHCSVWNFESMWGTTDELWFDEWEHGGLPWEKPQKYAEFSPHKKAGNLGKYKTPMLVVHNDLDFRCPIGQGHELFTALQRQGVPSRFVNFPDEGHWVLKPQNSAYWHKEVFAWLKKYAPPGPK; encoded by the coding sequence ATGATCGCACTCACGCGCGCCGCGGTCGCGTCCGCGGCGCTCCTCGTATTGGTTCTGTCAGCGGGCGCCGCGGACAAGCGGCCGATGCAGGTGGAAGACCTGTTCGCGTTCAAGCGCGCCGCGGCGCCGCAAATCAGTCCGGACGGGAAAACCGTCGTCTACCAGGTCACGACGGTCGATCTCGCCGCAAACAAGAGTAGCACGGCGTTGTGGCTCGCCCCGGCCGACGGTAAGGGGGAGCCGAAGCAACTCACCGACCCGAAGGGCAAGAAGGACATGAACCCGCGCTGGTCGCCCGACGGCGAGCGCGTCCTGTTCGAGTCCACGCGATCGGGTTCGGCCCAACTGTGGGTGCTGACGGCCGACGGCGCGGTGAAGCAGATCACCGACATCAGCACCGGCGCCGGAAGCGGTATCTGGGCGCCGGACGGCAAATCTGTCGCGTTCGTGTCGAGCGTGTACCCAGAGTTCAGCGAGAAACCGTTCGCCGAAAGCAACAAGCTCAACAAAGAGAAAGACGACGAGATCGAGAAAAGCCCCGTGAAGGCGAAAACGTTCTCGCGGCTGTTCTACCGGCACTGGGACGAGTACGTCGGCGACAAGCGCCAGCACCTGTTCGTGTGCAAGGTCGACGGCACGGGGTGCCGCGACGTCACCCCCGGCGACCGCGACGCCAACCCCACGAGCACCACGTTCAGCAGCGGGGATGACTTCACCTTCTCGCCGGACGGCAGGTACCTCGTGTTCTCCGCGGTGCCGGAAAAGGAGGAGTCGTGGAGCACAAACTACGACCTGTGCCGCGTGAGCGTTACGAACACGTCGACCAAGTGGGAAACGCTGACCACCGACAACAAGGCCGCGGACAGCGGGCCGAAGTTCTCTGCCAGCGGGAAGAAGCTCGCGTGGCGCGCGCAGAAGAAGGCCGGCTATGAAGCGGACAAGTGGGATATCCTCGTCGCGGACTGCAAGTCGGACGGAACACTGACAAGCAAGCCGTTCAGCGTGACCACGAAATACGACGTGTCGGTGGGCGAGTTCGTCTGGACCGGCGAGTACGATCGCGCGTTCCTCTTCACCGCGGATGCGGAGGGGCTGGCGCCGATCTTCATGATTCAAGCGGACGGCGCGGGTTTCAAAACCGAGTACGCGGCCGGCGCGTGCGGATCGCTCTCGACCTCGCGCCAGCGGAACATGCTCGCGTTCACCGAAACCACCATGTACCACCCGGCCGAGGTGAAAACGTACTGGTGGCCCGGAGACCAGGCGAAGCCGGTGGAAGTGAGCAAGGTGAACGAGAAGTTACTCGCCGAACTCGATCTACCCAAGCCGGAATCGGTGGAAGTGCCCGTCGAGGGCAACGTGAACATGCAGATGTGGATTCTGAAGCCGCCGGGGTTCGATGCGAAGAAGAAATGGCCGGTCGCGTTTCTCGTTCACGGCGGCCCGCAGGGGGCGTGGGAGAACAGTTGGAGTTTCCGCTGGAACCCGCAAGCCTGGGCCGCACAGGGCTACGTGGTGGTGCTTCCGAACCCGCGCGGAAGTACCGGATTCGGCCAGAAATTCGTAGACGAGATCACCGGAGATTGGGGCGGGAAGTGTTATCGCGACCTCATCGCGGGCCTCGATTTCGTTGAGAAGCTGCCTTACGTGGATAAGGACCGGATCGGATCGGCCGGGGCCAGTTTCGGTGGGTACATGATGGACTGGTTCGCGGTGAATGACATCGCGAAACGGTTCAAGTGCCTCATCACGCACTGCTCAGTGTGGAACTTCGAGAGCATGTGGGGCACGACCGACGAGTTGTGGTTCGACGAGTGGGAACACGGCGGGCTGCCGTGGGAGAAGCCTCAGAAGTACGCCGAGTTCTCACCGCACAAGAAGGCCGGGAACCTGGGCAAGTACAAGACCCCGATGCTCGTGGTCCACAACGATTTGGACTTCCGGTGCCCGATCGGTCAGGGGCACGAGCTGTTTACCGCACTCCAGCGCCAGGGAGTTCCAAGTCGGTTCGTGAACTTCCCCGATGAAGGGCACTGGGTGCTCAAACCCCAGAACAGCGCGTACTGGCACAAGGAAGTCTTCGCGTGGCTCAAGAAGTACGCGCCGCCCGGACCGAAGTAG
- a CDS encoding ABC transporter permease subunit, which produces MRWSVVRLIAAREVRDQLRDRRTLFLILGLPVLMYPLFVGVGILFVTALKEKKLVVGLVGVEHLPRAEADLAPVLGGPGGAAQRLRAYPSLLGPDGQFAPAYATTALDSAPLRAQPLDAATDEELTAHLASRRVDAIVVIDPGTATKLDRDERPTVRVLGRDGEENSKLAVQRITSVLQKWADDVKGARFARRGLPPNFDKPIEIRDPQSEKTSEKKIADDLRDMLVKVIPFLLVMWMLTGAIYPAIDMTAGEKERGTMETLLISPAERTEIVAGKFLATTCFSFGTAMWNVTLMLVAVAVAPLLAPGLFGHGLISIAGLAACILAAVPLAMLFAALALSLGIFARSTKEGNYYMVPLFFVVLPLAYWSMTPGIELDGFTRWVPMANALLFQQRLMSVRPDAFPWQHAPAVFGSLSLCVALALFAAVRQFHREGVLFRESEAGGKGGWSLFGKK; this is translated from the coding sequence ATGCGCTGGTCCGTTGTCCGTTTGATCGCCGCCCGCGAGGTCCGCGACCAGTTGCGCGACCGCCGCACGCTGTTCCTCATCCTCGGGCTGCCTGTCCTCATGTACCCGCTGTTCGTGGGCGTGGGGATTCTGTTCGTCACCGCGCTGAAAGAGAAGAAACTCGTGGTGGGGCTGGTCGGAGTCGAGCACCTCCCGCGCGCGGAAGCGGACCTGGCGCCGGTCCTCGGCGGTCCGGGCGGCGCCGCGCAGCGATTGCGGGCGTACCCGTCGCTCCTCGGACCCGACGGGCAGTTCGCACCCGCGTATGCGACGACCGCACTCGATTCGGCCCCGCTGAGAGCCCAACCGCTCGACGCCGCGACCGACGAGGAACTCACGGCCCACCTCGCCTCGCGCCGGGTGGACGCGATCGTCGTCATCGACCCCGGCACCGCGACGAAACTGGACCGCGACGAGCGCCCCACGGTGCGCGTGCTCGGGCGCGACGGCGAGGAGAACTCGAAGCTCGCCGTGCAGCGCATCACGTCGGTACTCCAGAAGTGGGCGGACGACGTGAAGGGAGCCCGGTTCGCGCGCCGCGGATTGCCCCCGAACTTCGACAAGCCGATCGAGATTCGCGACCCGCAATCGGAGAAGACGAGCGAGAAGAAGATCGCCGACGACCTGCGCGACATGCTGGTGAAGGTGATCCCGTTCCTGCTGGTGATGTGGATGCTTACCGGGGCCATTTACCCGGCCATCGACATGACTGCGGGTGAAAAAGAGCGCGGGACGATGGAGACGCTGCTCATCAGCCCGGCGGAGCGCACCGAGATCGTGGCCGGGAAGTTCCTCGCGACAACCTGCTTCTCGTTCGGCACCGCGATGTGGAACGTGACGCTCATGCTCGTCGCGGTGGCGGTCGCGCCGCTGCTAGCTCCGGGGCTGTTCGGGCACGGGTTGATCTCGATCGCGGGGTTGGCCGCGTGCATCCTGGCGGCGGTCCCGCTGGCAATGTTATTTGCGGCCCTGGCGCTCTCATTGGGCATCTTCGCCCGCAGTACGAAGGAGGGGAACTACTACATGGTTCCGTTGTTCTTCGTGGTGCTCCCGTTGGCGTACTGGAGCATGACTCCGGGCATTGAGCTGGACGGGTTCACGCGCTGGGTGCCGATGGCGAACGCGCTACTGTTCCAGCAGCGACTGATGTCGGTGCGACCGGACGCCTTCCCGTGGCAGCACGCCCCGGCGGTGTTCGGCTCACTGAGCCTGTGCGTCGCGCTGGCGCTGTTCGCCGCGGTGCGGCAGTTCCACCGCGAGGGCGTGCTGTTCCGTGAGAGCGAAGCCGGCGGCAAGGGCGGCTGGTCGCTCTTCGGGAAGAAGTGA
- a CDS encoding tetratricopeptide repeat protein yields MSNPNDPNQPLPPDQSDPNAKNPQSDAPTEGGYRSGGSSFEFQLPDEGSELLPIPEPDANASGTDFALPPIPEGVPGAKSPFGSRGSFGDFGLEPPAANAPKSDSADGTFLLPSQATDLAPGAIPNISVHPPSSVEIDLEEAGVDFKGASGGPLPVPPGSDSMEIPIADLDSSAALGGGGYVPLGSDPDIFGLDELPLAGADPADISGLDRVPPAHGGKSEDSVVALGDLAPTKDPSSFSLGSVQLPVAAPDAEPSGSSGSVPDVKNLFPTGHGSSGSTPSLPSIVPPAHQRGGSSFEFQLPEGVESVSDLPPIPGPDANDSNTHSALPPKPIARPIDASFDFINVSGSRSFVDIGPDGKVIVPAEPDVPSPAADSKVALGDAEPVQPVKPASGWLDSGVNEDVPSADAVEGSNIFAGAPVPTAEAADAEIELDPEPTAGAGQPSDIALTFDPPADDSTMQDGDAGDLLVAAELEDGGTEVLNSERVDAESIHDMPAPALDNPFFDSATLAHTPDLPGDPHADATDYGANLAHDADASSILADHAEVPPGPQDESSVRVEAPGMDRTLRGGPADGFDLTVSDEPVPAGLFDDAEGAEDWRDQSGSNLLDQDHTAPEFDLEDLVASSQADDDGPPSLSSAPSSIFSGLKSPFADSGNVHDSAGAKPTPAPANEYDDVAEFTDEPELDATVVRPKATEPDAKRSSANFQLPDTESSDGSVDWGDAALAGGEDATRAARDGVSLSSILRGELPDDSAEMPTRNTGAIDPSQTAPTREPVVSVDWLSGSAEGSAVSEPVKAKPGTKEKGKDKDRKAAVAPPASKTKPNKDSDAGTGSGISPVAPEKKAKPAKKGGSGMAAGLLIGALAAGGAWAGVYFGGVIPNEKKAQFIPSGPPGGPLPGPPGGPGGPSGPFGPGGPGGPPAGFPPAAAPVDPQAAFAAGDTATALEHFKNSPPTSTVDKANSGPIRVFARVQALKDGTTVPANDADLKVARDELEAVLADVPALTEPGGVKRAVKAAVALGVSHEVVGDTKTARKVYTDAMAKYPAYKATFEALLDKLNALEAPSPAGTSWRLDPADAERILFASTLLLQDAPQSEAPEPGVFYWKAVNLAAGGKYTEAVDQITKAKVAHAARAKASAGRGLNPLSDPLEQIFTRSCDELKAYWELRGSIYGTPALAATIKKDGLAKAIEKLLGAEKDVTAARDMVTALTAEVAKLDKEAKTAEKGKTEAEEKLKTAATDLKAAEKKLETAMADLKTAEKDVKDQKDVLASLVEALKPVAPIPDKWGPADVLAATKSVASRVTGPDLKALVPNSMVAIGGGGLSTGQLLDIAERLGKAEAATKGVTAKLEAETKRLTDKYDTDTKKLKDDHSAALKKLADDYTAETKKLKDGSAEELKKLTDKFAADAKKLTDEHAAAVTKLNEAHALALKEEQARTEAEKKKFVQREVEFQKQLVNSITPGQVMDIWLPVLTELRRPADSEPALSAAEKAITGSVPESEDAAKARTVAGMAYLIKGDLANAKAMFEAARRSPAYKIAAGKPWTRAADQGLAAVADPVALYRQPVADRTTDPRAAAVALDAGIAAYKSGRYDAAVKSLLDATKNDPTDPVTWYFLGATRWALGEDEQAKKDFAQGAERERASLLPNRTLSAALAPIQGPGRNALDRARP; encoded by the coding sequence ATGTCGAACCCCAACGATCCGAACCAACCATTGCCCCCCGATCAATCCGACCCGAACGCGAAAAATCCTCAGTCCGATGCGCCCACGGAGGGCGGGTACCGGAGCGGTGGGTCATCGTTCGAGTTCCAGTTACCAGACGAGGGCAGTGAACTGCTGCCGATCCCGGAACCGGACGCCAACGCCAGCGGAACGGACTTCGCACTGCCGCCGATACCAGAAGGCGTACCGGGCGCCAAAAGCCCGTTCGGTAGCCGCGGGTCGTTCGGTGATTTCGGTCTAGAACCGCCGGCGGCCAACGCACCCAAATCGGATTCGGCCGACGGCACGTTCCTGCTCCCGAGCCAGGCGACAGATCTCGCGCCCGGCGCGATCCCCAATATTTCGGTTCACCCGCCGAGCAGCGTCGAAATCGATCTCGAGGAAGCCGGAGTTGATTTCAAAGGTGCGAGCGGTGGACCGCTCCCGGTTCCCCCGGGCAGCGATTCGATGGAGATCCCGATCGCGGACCTGGATTCGTCGGCCGCGCTCGGTGGCGGCGGGTACGTGCCACTTGGCTCGGACCCGGACATCTTCGGACTGGACGAATTACCGCTGGCCGGTGCGGACCCGGCCGACATCTCTGGGTTGGATCGCGTGCCCCCAGCGCACGGCGGAAAGAGCGAGGATTCGGTCGTCGCGCTCGGCGACCTCGCCCCGACCAAAGATCCGTCGTCGTTCTCCCTCGGTTCGGTCCAGCTGCCGGTCGCGGCCCCCGATGCGGAACCGAGTGGCTCGTCGGGCAGCGTACCGGACGTAAAGAACCTGTTCCCGACCGGCCACGGGTCGTCGGGTTCGACTCCGTCGCTCCCATCGATCGTGCCCCCCGCGCACCAGCGCGGCGGCTCGTCGTTCGAGTTCCAGCTCCCAGAAGGGGTGGAATCGGTCAGCGATTTGCCGCCGATCCCGGGGCCGGACGCCAACGACTCCAACACGCACTCCGCACTGCCGCCGAAGCCGATCGCGCGCCCCATTGATGCGTCCTTCGACTTCATCAACGTTTCCGGTTCCCGGTCGTTCGTCGACATCGGCCCCGATGGAAAGGTCATCGTGCCCGCGGAACCGGACGTGCCGTCCCCCGCGGCCGACTCGAAGGTGGCACTGGGAGACGCGGAACCGGTTCAGCCGGTCAAGCCCGCGTCCGGGTGGCTCGACTCGGGTGTGAACGAAGACGTCCCAAGCGCCGATGCGGTCGAAGGCTCGAATATTTTCGCAGGCGCGCCCGTACCCACGGCCGAGGCAGCAGACGCGGAAATCGAACTCGACCCCGAGCCGACAGCCGGGGCCGGACAGCCCTCCGACATCGCGCTCACATTCGATCCGCCGGCAGACGACAGCACCATGCAGGACGGTGATGCGGGTGATTTGCTGGTGGCCGCGGAACTGGAGGACGGCGGAACCGAGGTTCTGAATTCGGAACGGGTGGACGCCGAATCCATTCACGACATGCCCGCGCCAGCACTGGATAACCCGTTTTTCGATTCCGCGACGCTCGCGCACACGCCCGACCTGCCCGGCGACCCGCACGCGGACGCCACCGACTACGGCGCGAACCTGGCCCACGACGCTGATGCGTCCAGTATTCTCGCTGACCACGCCGAAGTCCCGCCCGGGCCGCAGGACGAGTCGTCGGTGCGCGTGGAAGCGCCCGGTATGGACCGAACCCTCCGCGGCGGGCCAGCCGACGGCTTCGATCTGACGGTCTCGGACGAACCGGTCCCCGCCGGGTTGTTCGATGACGCGGAGGGTGCCGAAGATTGGCGCGACCAGAGCGGATCGAACCTGCTCGACCAGGACCACACCGCGCCGGAATTCGACCTGGAAGATCTGGTCGCGTCGAGTCAGGCAGACGACGACGGCCCGCCGTCGCTCTCGTCGGCCCCGTCGAGCATCTTCTCCGGGTTGAAGTCTCCGTTCGCTGATTCGGGTAACGTACACGATTCCGCGGGCGCGAAGCCCACTCCGGCCCCCGCGAACGAGTACGACGACGTAGCAGAATTCACGGACGAACCCGAGCTGGACGCGACGGTCGTGCGCCCCAAAGCGACCGAACCGGACGCGAAACGGAGTTCCGCGAACTTCCAGTTGCCGGACACGGAATCGTCGGACGGCTCCGTCGATTGGGGCGACGCGGCCCTCGCTGGGGGCGAAGACGCGACACGCGCCGCGCGTGACGGGGTCTCGCTGTCCTCGATTCTGCGCGGCGAGTTGCCGGACGATTCAGCCGAGATGCCAACGCGGAACACCGGAGCAATCGACCCGTCCCAAACCGCCCCGACCCGCGAACCGGTCGTCAGCGTGGACTGGCTCTCCGGGTCCGCTGAAGGCTCCGCCGTTTCGGAACCGGTGAAAGCCAAGCCCGGAACGAAGGAAAAAGGGAAAGACAAGGACCGAAAGGCCGCGGTCGCTCCACCGGCGAGCAAGACCAAACCCAACAAGGATAGCGACGCGGGTACGGGTTCGGGAATCAGCCCCGTGGCGCCCGAAAAGAAGGCCAAACCCGCGAAAAAGGGCGGAAGCGGTATGGCCGCGGGACTGCTCATCGGCGCGCTGGCGGCCGGTGGCGCGTGGGCCGGGGTCTACTTCGGCGGCGTGATCCCGAACGAGAAGAAAGCACAGTTCATCCCCAGCGGGCCTCCCGGTGGGCCGCTACCGGGACCGCCCGGTGGGCCGGGCGGACCTAGTGGGCCGTTCGGTCCCGGTGGCCCTGGTGGACCGCCCGCCGGGTTCCCGCCCGCCGCGGCGCCCGTGGACCCGCAAGCCGCGTTCGCGGCCGGGGACACCGCGACGGCGCTCGAGCACTTTAAAAACAGCCCGCCGACCAGCACGGTCGATAAGGCCAATTCCGGCCCTATTCGGGTCTTCGCGCGGGTACAGGCTCTCAAGGACGGGACAACCGTTCCGGCCAACGACGCGGACCTGAAGGTCGCACGCGACGAACTCGAAGCTGTGCTTGCCGACGTGCCGGCACTCACGGAGCCGGGCGGCGTGAAGCGCGCGGTGAAGGCTGCCGTCGCGCTCGGGGTTTCGCACGAGGTCGTGGGGGACACCAAGACCGCGCGCAAAGTGTACACCGACGCGATGGCCAAGTACCCCGCGTACAAGGCCACTTTCGAGGCGCTCCTCGATAAGCTCAACGCGCTCGAAGCCCCGAGTCCCGCAGGCACGTCTTGGCGGCTCGATCCGGCCGACGCGGAGCGCATCCTGTTCGCGTCCACACTGCTGCTCCAGGACGCCCCGCAGAGCGAAGCCCCCGAGCCGGGCGTGTTCTACTGGAAGGCCGTGAACCTCGCGGCCGGTGGTAAGTACACGGAAGCCGTCGACCAGATCACGAAGGCGAAGGTCGCACACGCGGCGCGGGCGAAGGCGAGCGCCGGGCGCGGGCTGAACCCGCTCTCCGACCCGCTCGAACAGATCTTCACCCGCTCCTGCGACGAACTGAAAGCGTACTGGGAGCTGCGCGGGTCCATTTACGGGACCCCCGCGCTGGCCGCGACCATCAAGAAGGACGGACTCGCGAAGGCGATCGAGAAGCTCCTAGGCGCCGAGAAGGACGTGACCGCGGCGCGCGATATGGTGACGGCGCTCACGGCCGAAGTCGCGAAGCTCGACAAGGAAGCGAAGACCGCCGAGAAGGGTAAGACCGAGGCGGAAGAGAAACTGAAAACGGCCGCCACCGATCTGAAGGCCGCCGAGAAGAAGCTCGAAACGGCGATGGCGGACCTGAAAACGGCGGAGAAAGACGTCAAGGACCAGAAAGACGTGCTCGCCTCGCTGGTGGAGGCGCTGAAGCCGGTGGCGCCGATCCCGGACAAGTGGGGACCGGCGGACGTGCTCGCGGCGACGAAGTCCGTCGCGTCGCGTGTGACCGGGCCGGACCTGAAGGCACTCGTTCCCAATTCGATGGTCGCCATCGGCGGAGGCGGGTTGTCTACCGGTCAGTTGCTCGACATCGCCGAACGGCTCGGCAAGGCCGAAGCCGCGACGAAAGGCGTGACTGCCAAACTCGAAGCGGAAACGAAGCGACTCACCGACAAGTACGACACCGATACCAAGAAGCTCAAGGACGACCACTCGGCAGCGCTCAAGAAGCTGGCCGACGACTACACGGCCGAAACGAAGAAGCTGAAGGACGGCAGCGCGGAGGAACTCAAGAAGCTCACTGACAAGTTCGCGGCCGACGCGAAGAAGCTGACCGACGAGCACGCCGCAGCGGTCACCAAGTTGAACGAGGCTCACGCGCTCGCGCTGAAGGAAGAACAGGCCCGGACCGAAGCCGAGAAGAAGAAATTCGTGCAGCGCGAGGTCGAGTTCCAGAAGCAATTGGTTAACTCGATTACGCCGGGTCAGGTGATGGACATCTGGCTGCCCGTGTTGACCGAACTCCGGCGCCCGGCCGACAGCGAGCCGGCGCTGTCCGCGGCCGAAAAAGCGATTACGGGGTCGGTTCCCGAATCCGAGGACGCGGCGAAGGCCCGCACCGTGGCGGGGATGGCGTACTTGATTAAGGGCGATCTGGCGAACGCGAAGGCGATGTTCGAGGCCGCCCGGCGCAGCCCGGCCTACAAGATCGCGGCAGGCAAACCCTGGACGCGCGCTGCGGATCAGGGACTGGCAGCGGTGGCCGACCCGGTCGCGCTTTACCGCCAGCCGGTCGCGGACCGCACCACTGATCCGAGAGCGGCTGCGGTGGCACTGGACGCTGGCATCGCGGCGTACAAATCGGGGCGCTACGATGCCGCGGTAAAGTCGCTGCTCGACGCCACGAAGAACGACCCGACCGACCCGGTCACGTGGTACTTCCTGGGTGCAACCCGCTGGGCGCTGGGTGAGGACGAGCAAGCGAAGAAGGACTTCGCCCAAGGCGCGGAACGCGAGCGGGCGTCGTTGCTCCCGAACCGCACGCTAAGTGCGGCACTCGCACCGATCCAGGGGCCGGGCCGCAACGCCCTCGATCGCGCTCGACCGTAA
- a CDS encoding HEAT repeat domain-containing protein, protein MYRALTIAVAASAALLPTGCANMWDAITSRKFRDAPFKTVGKVISPEDPLVVLRADPPRSGDERAKAMHRLKEPARNNGTQEDQDQILDTLKQAATADSSPVLRFAAIEALGRFEDDRVAAILMTAYQTADGLTEAERAAPKGPDPSAVIPVGGTSASRAPTRTGIDPGMPLKGPAGYAPDTVSALRCRCLESVGRTHKPEAARFLATVAGTAGADTAAPGSDDPEVRQAAVRGLSNCRQPDSVVALAQVLKQESGKDVILARQSHAGLMKLTGKQLPPDPTKWDEVVQAGVVIAPEPTKLESAIQNAVFWKK, encoded by the coding sequence GTGTACCGGGCACTGACGATCGCCGTCGCGGCCTCCGCAGCCCTACTGCCGACCGGGTGCGCCAATATGTGGGACGCAATCACCAGTCGAAAGTTCCGCGACGCGCCATTCAAGACCGTTGGCAAGGTGATTTCGCCGGAAGACCCACTGGTGGTACTCCGGGCCGACCCGCCGCGCTCCGGCGACGAGCGGGCCAAGGCCATGCACCGCCTCAAAGAGCCGGCCCGCAATAACGGCACGCAAGAAGACCAGGACCAGATCCTCGACACCCTCAAACAAGCGGCCACGGCCGATTCCAGCCCGGTGCTCCGGTTCGCAGCCATTGAAGCACTCGGCCGGTTCGAGGACGACCGCGTTGCCGCGATCCTGATGACGGCGTACCAAACCGCCGACGGACTAACGGAAGCGGAACGCGCAGCGCCGAAGGGGCCGGACCCGTCGGCCGTCATTCCCGTTGGAGGCACAAGCGCAAGTCGCGCCCCGACGCGCACGGGAATCGACCCGGGCATGCCGCTCAAGGGGCCGGCGGGGTACGCCCCGGACACGGTGTCGGCGCTGCGGTGCCGGTGCCTGGAGTCGGTCGGCCGCACACACAAACCCGAAGCAGCGCGGTTCCTTGCGACTGTTGCGGGTACGGCCGGTGCGGACACCGCTGCGCCCGGCAGCGACGACCCGGAGGTGCGCCAGGCCGCGGTGCGCGGGCTGAGCAACTGTCGCCAACCGGACTCGGTCGTGGCGCTCGCACAGGTACTCAAGCAGGAATCCGGAAAAGACGTGATTCTGGCCCGGCAGTCGCACGCAGGCCTGATGAAACTGACCGGTAAGCAACTCCCGCCCGATCCCACAAAGTGGGACGAGGTCGTACAGGCCGGTGTCGTCATCGCGCCCGAACCGACCAAGCTCGAAAGCGCCATTCAGAACGCGGTCTTCTGGAAGAAGTAA
- a CDS encoding serine/threonine protein kinase, with product MAVNLDASGIGQLALRLGLVGPDHVRDGLDELGDKKAPATDMVRLLERKRHLTPWQGNKLLKGDLDGYFLGGYRLLYKIASGSFGRVYRGDDQRSGQVVAVKVLRNKWTIDKQKVELFQREGKLGLTIRHPNIVSVLAVNQDSKTGQHFIVMEFVEGGNLRDLLQARKKLTPDEALRIMDECAQGLAYSHARGLTHRDIKPTNILIAVSTGQAKLVDFGLAEISQGSSVHLQRQDDRDDDVAVDRTVDYAGLEKATNQKPGDVRSDIYFLGSVLYECLTGHPIMPVTKDRQARMQARRYMDVEDTLRQHGPGLGITPPLMRLLGKMVAFEPAQRFQTPTQLVEALQACRAELATGAAQPRGPVGPKTLFVVEQNQKLQDTFRDRFKAEGYRVVLTIDPGQAVRRYRQQAYHGVIIDARTVGHDGVTAFNDVLRAADSAGMEVGAILILGQDQANWKAQASTNAHGAVLIDPGVSMKQLLRTLNELTGGEQSPGED from the coding sequence ATGGCTGTTAACCTCGATGCCTCTGGAATCGGCCAACTGGCCCTCCGTCTCGGCCTGGTTGGTCCCGATCACGTGCGAGACGGGCTCGACGAACTGGGCGACAAAAAGGCTCCGGCCACCGACATGGTGCGGTTGCTGGAGCGCAAGCGCCACCTCACGCCCTGGCAGGGCAACAAGCTGCTCAAGGGCGACCTCGACGGCTACTTCCTCGGCGGGTACCGGCTCCTGTACAAGATCGCGTCTGGGAGCTTCGGGCGCGTCTACCGTGGGGACGACCAGCGCAGCGGGCAGGTCGTCGCGGTGAAGGTGCTGCGCAACAAGTGGACGATCGACAAACAAAAGGTCGAACTGTTCCAGCGGGAAGGGAAGCTGGGGCTGACCATTCGGCACCCGAACATCGTGTCCGTCCTCGCGGTGAACCAGGACTCGAAGACCGGCCAGCACTTCATCGTGATGGAGTTCGTCGAGGGTGGGAACCTGCGCGACCTGCTCCAGGCGCGGAAGAAGCTCACCCCGGACGAAGCGCTCCGCATCATGGACGAGTGCGCGCAGGGGTTGGCCTACTCCCACGCACGCGGTCTTACCCACCGCGACATCAAGCCGACGAACATCCTGATCGCGGTCTCCACCGGGCAGGCGAAGCTCGTAGACTTCGGGCTGGCCGAGATCAGCCAGGGCTCGTCCGTCCACCTCCAGCGCCAGGACGACCGCGACGACGACGTGGCCGTGGACCGCACGGTTGATTACGCCGGTCTCGAAAAGGCAACCAACCAGAAACCCGGCGACGTGCGGAGCGATATTTACTTTCTCGGGTCGGTCCTCTACGAGTGCCTTACCGGGCACCCGATCATGCCGGTCACGAAGGACCGACAGGCGCGGATGCAGGCGCGACGCTACATGGACGTGGAGGACACGTTGCGCCAGCACGGTCCCGGATTGGGCATCACGCCGCCGCTCATGCGCTTGCTCGGCAAGATGGTGGCGTTCGAGCCGGCCCAGCGATTTCAGACCCCGACCCAACTGGTCGAAGCGCTTCAGGCGTGCCGCGCGGAACTGGCGACCGGAGCTGCACAGCCCCGGGGACCGGTCGGGCCGAAGACGCTGTTCGTGGTCGAGCAGAACCAGAAGCTCCAGGACACGTTCCGCGACCGGTTCAAGGCCGAGGGGTACCGGGTCGTGCTCACGATCGACCCCGGGCAGGCCGTGCGCCGGTACCGCCAGCAGGCGTACCACGGGGTCATCATCGACGCGCGCACGGTGGGCCACGACGGGGTGACCGCGTTCAACGACGTGCTCCGGGCCGCCGACAGCGCGGGTATGGAGGTCGGCGCGATCTTGATCCTCGGGCAGGACCAGGCGAATTGGAAAGCTCAGGCCAGCACGAACGCGCACGGGGCGGTCCTGATCGACCCCGGGGTGTCCATGAAACAGTTGCTACGCACCCTGAACGAACTGACCGGGGGCGAGCAATCGCCGGGCGAGGATTGA